From one Ammospiza caudacuta isolate bAmmCau1 chromosome 8, bAmmCau1.pri, whole genome shotgun sequence genomic stretch:
- the UBXN4 gene encoding UBX domain-containing protein 4: MWFGGSVPAAIAAAKERSSVFVVFVAGEDEQSTEMAARWEDEKVTEAASDGFVAIKIDTKSEACLQFSQIYPVVCVPSSFFIGDNGIPLEVIAGSVSVEELVTRIHKVKQMHTGKGRPVENGSQAAAPCPCSQSDGAPESAESRAGLCDSAEALMPETLASSAGNDEANSAQASQETTNSADEQANDAQPVNDLTLKVERLTKKLEERREEKRKEEEQKEIKKEIERRKTGKEMLEYKRRQEEELTKRMLEERNREKAEERAARERIRQQIAMDRAERAARFAKSKEEAEAAKAAALQAKQAEIEARKEAAQRERSAIARIQFRLPDGSSFTNQFPSEAQLEEARQFAAQTVGNTYGNFSLATMFPRREFTKEDYGKKLLELELAPSASVVLLPAGRPATSVVQASGSDLWKFLGTILYPLLAVWRFISNFLFTSPPPSQPSVRSAHQQEHSAPSASGSLEQSRQAVRKRVVEKRGEDFKKEGKIYRLRTQDDGEDENNTWNGNSTQQM, from the exons GTGAAGATGAACAATCTACTGAGATGGCTGCAAGGTGGGAAGATGAGAAGGTGACTGAAGCTGCATCAGATGGTTTTGTTGCTATTAAAATTGACACCAAAAG tGAAGCATGCCTGCAGTTTTCTCAAATTT ATCCTGTGGTGTGTGTCCCATCCAGCTTTTTTATAGGAGACAATGGAATCCCTTTGGAAGTCATTGCTGGCAGCGTTTCTGTGGAAGAGCTCGTTACCAGAATCCATAAAGTCAAACAG ATGCACACGGGGAAAGGGCGGCCTGTGGAGAACGGCAgtcaggcagctgctccctgtccctgctctcagtCTGATGGTGCTCCAGAAAGTGCAGAATCCAGAGCAGGGCTTTGTGACTCTGCTGAGGCTCTCATGCCTGAGACATTAGCATCTTCTGCTGGTAATG ATGAAGCAAATTCAGCTCAAGCAAGCCAGGAAACAACTAATTCTGCAGATGAGCAAGCAAATGATGCTCAGCCTGTGAATGATCTTACACTCAAAGTAGAAAG GTTAACAAAAAAGCTTGAAGAAAGAcgagaagagaaaaggaaagaagaagaacag AaggaaattaagaaagaaattgaaagaaggaaaactggCAAAGAAATGTTGGAGTACAAAAGACGACAGGAAGAAGAACTGACCAAACGCATGTTGGAGGAAAGGAacagagaaaaggcagaagagaggGCTGCTAGAGAGCGCATAAGGCAACAGATTGCAATG GATCGTGCTGAGAGGGCAGCTCGCTTTGCAAAGTCgaaggaagaagcagaagctgcaaaagctgcagctcttcagGCTAAACAGGCTGAAATAGAGGCCAGAAAAGAGGCAGCTCAAAGGGAGCGAAG TGCAATAGCCAGGATTCAGTTCCGCCTCCCCGATGGATCTTCCTTCACCAACCAGTTCCCATCTGAAGCACAGCTAGAAGAAGCCAGGCAGTTTGCTGCACAG ACGGTTGGTAACACTTACGGCAATTTTTCACTGGCAACAATGTTTCCCAGGAGGGAGTTTACCAAAGAAGATTATGGAAAGAAGTTACTGGAACTCGAGTTGGCACCCAGTGCTTCAGTAGTGCTGCTGCCG GCGGGAAGACCTGCGACTTCTGTTGTTCAGGCTTCGGGCAGCGATCTGTGGAAGTTCTTGGGCACAATCCTTTACCCCCTCCTAGCGGTTTGGAGATTCATTAGCAACTTCCTGTTTACGAGCCCACCCCCCTCGCAGCCCTCTGTGAGATCAGCTCACCAGCAGGAGCActcggctccctcagcctcGGGCAGCCTCGAGCAAAGCAG GCAAGCAGTCAGGAAACGAGTAGTGGAAAAGCGGGGGGAAGACTTcaaaaaagaaggcaaaatatATAGACTGAGGACTCAAGATGATGGAGAAGATGAAAACAATACTTGGAATGGAAATTCTACACAACAAATGTAG